Below is a genomic region from Chloroflexota bacterium.
ACTTCGACTACGGCGGCGATCAGGAGCGGCTGACAGACGAGCTTCGGAAGTTCGATCCGGACGCGCCGGCCCAGTACGCCCGCTTCATGGAGAAGACCGGCGACATCTACCGCCGCGCCTTCGCCGACCTCGCGCACCAGCCGTTCCTGTCGGTGGGCGACTTCCTGAAGGTCGTGCCGGAGCTGGCGATGCTCCGCGCAGACCGCTCCGTCTACAGCCTGGTGTCGGACTACTTCACGGATCCATCCTTGCGGATGGCGTACAGCTTCCACCCGCTGTTCATCGGCGGCAACCCGTTCCGCGCCTCGGCCATCTACAGCATCGTGCCGTTCCTGGAGCGCGGCGGCGGCGTCCACTTCGCGATGGGCGGCGCCTACGCGCTGATCGAGGCGCTGGTGCGGCGCTTCCGCGAGCTGGGCGGCCACCTGGAGTGCAGCGCCGAGGTCATCCAGATCGAGGTCGAGCGCGGGGCAGTGAGGGGCGTGGTCACGCAGGGCGGCCGGCGCTGGCCCGCCGCTGCGGTGGTGTCGAACGCCGACGTGGTCTGGACCTACGCGCGGCTGATCGACCGCACGCATCGCCGCCGCTGGACGGACCGCAGGATCACCCGCCTGAAGCAGTCGATGTCGTGCTTCCTGCTCTACCTGGGCCTGAACCGCCAGTACGACAGGCTGCTGCACCACACCATCATCATGTCGCCACGCTACCAGGGGTTGATCGGGGACATCTTCGACCGCAAGCTGCTGGCCGAGGACTTCTCCCTGTACGTCCACGCCCCGACCCGCACCGATCCGAGCATGGCGCCGCCCGGCCACGAGAGCGTCTACCTGCTGGCGCCGGTCCCCAACCTCACGGCCGAGACGGACTGGAAGTCGATGGCCCGGCCCTTCCGCGACCGGATCATCCGCTTCCTCGAGCGTGACTTTGGGCTGGACGGCCTGGAGGCCAGCATCGAGGTCGAGCACACGTTTACGCCGCTCGACTTTCGCCATCAGCTCAACGCCTTCCAGGGCAGCGCCTTCTCCATCGAGCCGGTCCTTCTCCAATCGGCCTACTTCCGCCCGCACAACCGCTCGGAGGACGTCGAGGGGCTGTACCTGGCGGGAGCTGGCACGCACCCCGGGGCCGGCCTGCCCGGAACGCTGCTCTCGGCGGAGATCGTGGATCGGCTCGTCGCGACCGACGTTCCCCTCGCATACGGCACGGCCACCCTGGCACACTGACAGACATGGGTCTCGGACGGTGGCGGCTGGCAAGCATCATTCTGGCTGGGCTGGGCGGCGGGGCGCTGGCCCTGCTGAACCGCCGGCTGCTGCTGGACGACCTCCCCCCGACGCTGCCGGGCGCGATGCACGACTGGGAGTGGCGCGGCTGGCGCACCCGCTACACGACACTCGGCAACGGGCCGCCCATCATCCTGCTGCACGGCATCCACGCTGCCGCCTCGTCGTTCGAGATGCGGCAGGTCTTCGAGCCGCTGAGCCACGACCGCACCGTCTACGCCCTGGACTGGCCGGGCTTCGGCAAGTCGGCGCGGCCGGCAGCGTCGTACACGGGCAGCCAGTACGCCGCGCTGCTGGCGGACTTCCTCCAGGAGGTGGTGCAGCGGCCGGGCATGGTCGTGGCGTCGTCGCTGAGCGCCGCTTACGCGGTGGCCGTCGCGCGGCAGTCCCCCGAGCTGCTCTCGGGGCTGGTGCTGCTCTCGCCGACATTTCAGACGGAGATCGGACCGGCCGGGCGCGCGGGCGGATGGCTGCTGCGGACACCGCTGCTCGGGACGGCGCTGTTCAACGGGCTGGTCTCCCGGGCCAGCATCCGCGGCTACATGCGGCGCGCGTACGCCGATCCGGCGCTGGCCGACGAGACGGTCATCGGGCAGCAGTGGGCGACGGCCCATCAGCCGAACGCCCGGCTGGCCCCGGCCGCGTTCGTCGCTGGCGCGCTCGACCTGCCGGCGGAGATCGGGCTGCCACAGATCAGCACGCCGATCCTGGTCATTCGAGGAGAGGTGCCGGGCATCGGCCGGCAGGCCTCCGACCTGGAGCTGCGGCGGCTGGGGCCGCGCGTCCACGTCGAGACGCTGCCGAACGTCGGGCAGCTGCCGCACGACGAGGCCGCCGACGCGGTGCTCGGGCTGATCCGCGAGAGTACGGCCCTCGCCATGTCCGAGCTATGAGCTAGACTCTCCGCTGATGCAGCAGATGCCGCGTGACATGAGCAAGGTGGCCGGGGGCGGCTGCATACTCCTGTTCGGTCTGTTCTTCTCGACGGTCAGCGTCTTCGTGGTCTCCGTCATGTGGGCGGTCGGCGCGCCCTGGTTCTTCCTGCTGTTTACGCTTCCGTTCCTGGCGGTCGGCTTCGGGATGGTCGGCATCGGGGTCTGGAACCTCTTCCTGTACCGGCTGCTGATCGCACGGGCGTTCGGGCCGCCGTCCATCGAGCTGTCGGCCTCACAGGTTCGCCTGGGGGATCAGCTCCAGGTGCGCTTTCAGCAGGCGTCACGGCGAGACCAGGAGATCGGGAAGGTCGCGATCCAGCTCGTGTTCCGTGAGTCGGCGACCTACCGGCGAGGACGCAACACTCGCACCTCGGAGACCTCCACGGTGATCGATCAGTACGAAACGTCCGGTCAGCAGCTTGCCAGGGGCGAGCTGCTGACCGAGACCTGCACGCTGCGCGTGCCGCGCAGCGGCATGCACTCGTTCAATACGCCGGACAACGCGCTGTCCTGGCTGGTCAGAATCACGGTGCAGATCCCAGGCACGCCGGACCTGGACGAAGAGACCGTCGTGAACGTCCTCCCGAGCGTCGCTGCCGACGGAGGCGGCTGATGGCAACCCAGTTCACGGTCAGGTTCGACGGCGGCGAGCTGGTCAACGGCGTCCCGTGCTTCGAGCCGGGCCAGGCGGTCTCCGGCAGCGTGGTCGTACAGCCAGACCGCTCGATGGAGTGCCGGAGTCTGACCGTCCGGCTGATCTGGTTCACGGAGGGGCGCGGCAATCCGGCCTCGGACCAGGTAGCCGAGACCAGCATCACACAGGGGCGGCTCGTCCCCGAGATGGTGGTCGAGGGGGCGTTTCAGTTCCAACTGCCGCAGCAGCCGTGGAGCTACTCCGGTCGGCTGGTCTCGGTGATCTGGGCCATCGAGGTCAACGTGGACGTGCCGATGGCCGCCGACCTGACGCACCGCGAGCGGTTCCTGCTGCGCCCGCGCGCCGCCCGCTGATGCTACACTCGCCGCATGACTGAGCCTGCTGCACCGCTGGTCGGCATCATCATGGGGTCACGCTCGGACTGGGCCACGATGACCCACGCCGCAGAGACCCTCGAACGGCTGGGCGTGCCACACGAGGTGCGGGTCTGCTCGGTGCATCGGACGCCGCACCAGCTGGTCGAGTACGCGTCGAGCGCCGAGGCGCGCGGCCTCCAGGTGATCATCGCCGGGGCGGGCGGGGCGGCCCACCTGCCGGGGATGACGGCGTCGTTCACGGTGCTGCCGGTCCTCGGCGTGCCCGTCGAGTCCCATGCGCTCAAGGGGATGGATTCGCTGCTCTCGATTGTCCAGATGCCGGCCGGCATCGCCGTCGGGACGCTCGCCATCGGGCGGGCGGGCGCGGTGAACGCGGCGCTGCTGGCGGCCAGCATCCTGGGCAACCAGCGCCCGGCCATCCGGGAGGCGCTGCGGCAGTATCGTGAGGCCCAGACGGCCGCCGTGCTGGCCCATCCCGACCCGCGCGAGACGCTCGAAGGGTGATCGTCGGGATCCTGGGCGGCGGCCAGCTCGGGCGGATGCTGGCACTGGCCGGCTACCCGCTCGGCCTGCGCTTTCGACTGCTCGATCCGTCGCCGGAGTCGCCGGGCGGCCACCTCGCCGAGCTGCAGGTCGGCCCGTACGACGATCCGGCCGCCCTGGAGCGGTTTGCCGATGGGCTGACGGCTGCCACCTACGAGTTCGAGAACGTGCCGGAGATCGCGGCGCGCACGCTGGCGGCGCGGGCGCCGGTCTACCCGCCAGCGCTGGCGTTGGAGACGGCCCAGGACCGGCTGGCCGAGAAGCGGCTCTTCGAGCAACTCGGGATTCCGCTGCCACGGTACGCGGTGGTGGGATCGCTTGCCGATCTGGAAGCGGCGGTGGCGAGGCTGGGCCGGCCGTCGATCCTCAAGACGCGCCGCCTCGGCTACGACGGCAAGGGGCAGGTGGTGATCCGCGACGGCGACGACCTGGCAGCGGCATGGGCGTCGCTGGGCGGCGTGGCGTGCGTGCTTGAGGAGCGCATCCCCTTGCGGCGCGAGCTGTCGGTCCTGTCTGTGCGCGGCCGGACCGGCGAGACGGCGTTCTACCCATTGGTGGAGAACGTGCACCGCGAGGGCATCCTCCGAACGTCCGTGGCTCCCGCTCTGGGCACGGCCGGCCCCCTGCAAGCGCTGGCCGAGTCGTACGCCGAGCGCGTGCTGTCGGCGCTGGAGTACGTGGGCGTCCTCGGGTTCGAGCTGTTCGTGGACGACCGCGACGGTCGCCTGCTGGCGAACGAGATCGCGCCACGGGTCCACAACTCGGGACACTGGACCATCGAGGGCGCGGAGTGCAGCCAGTTCGAGAATCACCTGCGGGCAGTGCTCGGCTGGCCGCTCGGCTCGACGGCCGCGCGGGGCCACGCCGCGATGGTCAACCTGATCGGGACGGCCCCGCCCATCGAGTCGCTGCTGAGAATTCCAGGCGCGCATGTCCACCTGTACGGCAAGTCGCCGCGTCCTGGCCGCAAGATCGGGCACGTCAACGTCGTCGCCGCGACAGCCGCAGAACGAGATGCCTCGTTGGCGCAGGTCGTGGCGCTGGCGGACGCCGCCGCCTAAACCAGGTCCAACCTGAGAAACGCAGGCCGCCACCGTCCGGACGGCGCTGGTCAGCCCTGACCGCCTACAGGACTGACGATTCCACGGCGGCCGGCTCCTCGTGCGTCGCGCCGCGCAGGGTCAGTTCCTCTGCGAAGTGGCACGCTGAGAACCGGCCCGGGGAGACCTCGCGCAGGGCGGGCGTCTCGGTCTGGCAGCGCGGCTGCGCATACGGGCAGCGCGGGTGGAAATAGCAGCCGTTCGGCGGGTTGGCCGGGTCCGGGATCTCACCGCTCAGCACGATTCGCTTCGAGCGGGCCGTTGGATCAGGGTTCGGGACCGCCGACATCAACGCTTCCGTGTACGGATGCATCGGCCGTTGATACATCTCGGTGGTCGATGCCAGCTCGACCACCTTGCCGACGTACAGCACCGCCACCCGATCCGCCACGTACTCGACCACGCTCAGATCGTGCGAGATGAACAGGTAGGTCAGGTTCATCTCGCGCTTCAGGCCCATCAACAGCTTCAGGATCTGCGCCCGCACCGACACGTCGAGCGCCGAGACGGCCTCGTCCGCCACGACGATGCGCGAGTCCAGCACAATCGCACGGGCGATCCCGATGCGCTGCCGCTGGCCGCCGCTGAACGCATGCGGATACCGCCGCATGTACTCGGCCGGCAGGCCGACGCGCTCCAGGGTCGTCGCGACCCGCTCCTCGAGCGCCCGGCCGCTCGCCAGCCCGTGAATCCGCAGCGGCTCACCGACGATGTCCATGACCGTCATGCGCGGATTCAGCGACGAGAACGGATCCTGAAAGATCATCCGCAGCTCGCGGCGGTACGGCTTCAGGCTGCGCCGGTTCAGGGTCGCCAGGTCGACGGTGGAGCCTGCCGCCGTGCGGTAGAGGATCGATCCCGAGGTCGGCTCGTGGGCGCGCACGATGGCCCGCCCGAGCGTCGTCTTGCCGGAGCCGCTCTCGCCCACCAGCCCCAGCGTCTCGCCGGCCTTGACCGTCAGGCTGACATCGTCCACGGCCCGCACGTAGCCGCGCACCCGCCCGAGCATGCCGCGATGGATCGGAAAGTACTTCTTGACGTTCTTGAGCTGGAGGATGTCAGGTGCGTCCACAGGCAGCGTCATTTCTTTTCAGCCGGCACGACAGCGTCGGTCTGCGGATACAGGTGGCAGCGGACGGCCCGCCCATCGTCGAAGGTGGTCAAGACCGGCCGAGTCGTGTCGCAGACGCCGGCCATGAATGCGCCGCAGCGCGGGTGGAACGGGCAGCCGGTCGGGCGGTTGTACGGGCTGGGCACCATGCCCTCAATCGGCTCAAGCTCCCACTCCTTGGCGTGCCCAAGGCGCGGGATCGACCGCAGCAGCGCCCGCGTGTACGGATGGAGCGGCTCGGCGAACAACTGCTTGACGCCCGAGCGCTCCATGACCTCGCCGAGGTACATGACGATGACCTCGTCGCAGTTCTCGGCGATCACGCCCAGGTCGTGGGTGATCAGCAGGACGGACATCCCCATCTCACGCTGCAAGTCGCGGATCAGCTCCATGATCTGGGCCTGCATCGTCACGTCGAGGGCGGTGGTCGGCTCGTCGGCGATCAGCAGCTGCGGCTGCGTCACCAGCGCCATCGCGATCATCGCGCGCTGGCGCATCCCGCCCGACAGCTCGAACGGGTACGCGTCGATGCGCTCCTCGGGCTTCGGGATGCCGACGCGGCGCAGCATGTCGATGGTGATCTCGCGGGCGCGGGCCTTGCTGACCTTCTGATGGAGGAAGATGCCCTCCATGATCTGAAAGCCGATGGTGTGCAGCATGCTGAACGAGGTCATCGGCTCCTGGAAGATCATCGAGATGTCCTTGCCACGGATGGCACGGATCTCTCGACCGCGCGGGTTGAGCTTCGCCAGATCGACGGTCTTGCCATCGGTCTGGTGGAGCATCACCCGTCCGCCCTTGATCTTGCCGGGCCGGGTCACCACCTGGAGAATCGCGAAGGCCGTGACCGACTTGCCCGAGCCGCTCTCACCCACCAGCCCCACGGTGGACTGCCGCTCAATCGAGAAATCCACGCCGTCCACGGCCCTGACCACGCCGTCTCGGGTGGGGAACTCGACGCGCAGGTCTTCGACGTCCAGCAGTGTCATGACGAATACGGGTCCGCTGCATCTCGGAGGCCGTCCCCGAGGAAGTTCAGCGCCAGCACAGCGATCATCACGGCCGCCGCCGGCCAGAGCTGCCACGGCGCCTGGAGGACGCTCCGAACGCTCTGCGCCTCCTTCAGCAGCGTGCCCCAGCTCACCAGCGGCGGCTGCAGTCCCAGCCCGAGGAACGAGAGCGACGTCTCCGAGATGATCATGGCGGGGATCGCCAGGGTGGTCGAGGCGATGATGTGGCTGGCGAACGATGGCGCCATGTAGCGGAGGATGATCCGCATATCGCTCGCGCCGTCGAGCTGCGCGGCGGTCACGAAATCCTCGTTCCGCATCGCCAGGAACCGGCCGCGCACCACCCGCGCAAGGCCCGTCCAGCCGATCAGCGAGAGGATGATCGTGATGCCGAAGTAGATGCGCAGTGGAGGCCAGTTGGTCGGCAGCGCGGCGGCGAGGCCCATCCAGAGGGGGATCGTGGGGATCGAGCGCAGGAACTCGATGATGCGCTGGATGACCGTATCGACGATGCCGCCGTAGTAGCCCGACATCCCGCCCAGGACGATGCCCAGCATCAGGCTCATCGCCACGCCGACCAGCCCGATGGACATCGAGATGCGGGTGCCGTGGATGATCTTGCTGAACACGTCGCCGCCGAGACGGTCCGCCCCGAGCAGATACATCGGCTGGCCGGCCTCAATCGGGCCGATCAGGTGCCGCTCCATCGGGATCAGCCCGAACAGATGATACGGACTCCCCTTGACGAACAGCCCGATCGGGATGATCTGCGTGTCGTCCACCACGAACGTCCGCCGGCCGGCCGCCGCGTCCACCGTCGAGCGGTAGCCGACGACGTGCGGCTCGAAGCGCCAGCCGCCATCGTCGCGGAACAGGTGGAGCGGCTGTGGCGGCGCGTACAGGAACCGGGCGTTGACCACGTCTGACGGGAACGGCGCGATGAACTCCGGGATCAGGGCGACGACGTAGATCAGCAGCACCACGATGGCGCTGGCGAACGCCACGCGGTGCTGCTTGAAGCGCCACCACATCAGCTTCCACTGCGACGCGACCTCGACCCGTGCTGCCTTCTCAGAGGGCCGGCCAGCGGGGGCGGCGGTCGGCGGTCCAGCAGGTGTCACGTCCATGGGTCAGCCTGCCTTGCTCATGCGGATGCGCGGATCGAGCCACGCCAACAGGATGTCGGAGATCAGCGTGCCGATGACGGTCAGGACGCTGAGAATCAGGATGAACGAGCCGGCCAGATACATGTCCTGCGAGAGCAGGGCCGCCAGCATCATCGGGCCGACCATCGGCAGGCTCAGCACCACCGCCACGATGGTCGAGCCAGACACGAGCTGCGGCAGCGTCCAGCCGAGGGTGCTGACGAACGGGTTCAGCGCCGCCCGGACGGGGTAGCGCACCAGCAGCGTGACCTCGGCCTGCCCCTTGACCCGCGCCGTCGTCACATACGGCTTGTGCAGCTCGTCCAGCAGGTTCGCGCGCATCACGCGGATCAGGCTGGCCGTGCCCCCAAGGCCGATCACGATGACCGGGATCCAGATGTGCTTGAACAGGTCGATCAGCCGGGCCACGCTCCAGGGCGCATTCTCGAAGGCCGGCGAGAACAGCCCGCCGACGCTCATCCCGAACCGGTCGAACGCCACCACCAGCAGCACCAGCGCCAGCAGGAAGCTCGGCGCGGCCAGCCCGATGAACCCCAGGAACGTGAAGACGTAGTCCAGCAGCGAGTACGGGCGCACCGCCGAGTACACGCCGATGGGGAACGCCAGCGCCCAGGTGAACATCAGCGTGATGAACGAGATGGCAACCGTCAGCCAGACACGGTCCCAGATCAGCGCCGACACTGCCACCCGATAGGTGAACGACTGGCCGAAGTCGCCGCGCATGACGCCGGTGATCCACTTGATGTACTGGATGTGCAACGGC
It encodes:
- the purE gene encoding 5-(carboxyamino)imidazole ribonucleotide mutase, which encodes MTEPAAPLVGIIMGSRSDWATMTHAAETLERLGVPHEVRVCSVHRTPHQLVEYASSAEARGLQVIIAGAGGAAHLPGMTASFTVLPVLGVPVESHALKGMDSLLSIVQMPAGIAVGTLAIGRAGAVNAALLAASILGNQRPAIREALRQYREAQTAAVLAHPDPRETLEG
- a CDS encoding alpha/beta fold hydrolase, yielding MGLGRWRLASIILAGLGGGALALLNRRLLLDDLPPTLPGAMHDWEWRGWRTRYTTLGNGPPIILLHGIHAAASSFEMRQVFEPLSHDRTVYALDWPGFGKSARPAASYTGSQYAALLADFLQEVVQRPGMVVASSLSAAYAVAVARQSPELLSGLVLLSPTFQTEIGPAGRAGGWLLRTPLLGTALFNGLVSRASIRGYMRRAYADPALADETVIGQQWATAHQPNARLAPAAFVAGALDLPAEIGLPQISTPILVIRGEVPGIGRQASDLELRRLGPRVHVETLPNVGQLPHDEAADAVLGLIRESTALAMSEL
- the crtI gene encoding phytoene desaturase; the encoded protein is MTRIVVIGSGFGGLASALRLQARGYEVTLLEKRSRPGGRAYQLKDGGYTFDMGPSIITAPDLLDDLFSSAGVRLDQYLTLKPLEPYYRIYFGDGRHFDYGGDQERLTDELRKFDPDAPAQYARFMEKTGDIYRRAFADLAHQPFLSVGDFLKVVPELAMLRADRSVYSLVSDYFTDPSLRMAYSFHPLFIGGNPFRASAIYSIVPFLERGGGVHFAMGGAYALIEALVRRFRELGGHLECSAEVIQIEVERGAVRGVVTQGGRRWPAAAVVSNADVVWTYARLIDRTHRRRWTDRRITRLKQSMSCFLLYLGLNRQYDRLLHHTIIMSPRYQGLIGDIFDRKLLAEDFSLYVHAPTRTDPSMAPPGHESVYLLAPVPNLTAETDWKSMARPFRDRIIRFLERDFGLDGLEASIEVEHTFTPLDFRHQLNAFQGSAFSIEPVLLQSAYFRPHNRSEDVEGLYLAGAGTHPGAGLPGTLLSAEIVDRLVATDVPLAYGTATLAH
- a CDS encoding ABC transporter permease yields the protein MDVTPAGPPTAAPAGRPSEKAARVEVASQWKLMWWRFKQHRVAFASAIVVLLIYVVALIPEFIAPFPSDVVNARFLYAPPQPLHLFRDDGGWRFEPHVVGYRSTVDAAAGRRTFVVDDTQIIPIGLFVKGSPYHLFGLIPMERHLIGPIEAGQPMYLLGADRLGGDVFSKIIHGTRISMSIGLVGVAMSLMLGIVLGGMSGYYGGIVDTVIQRIIEFLRSIPTIPLWMGLAAALPTNWPPLRIYFGITIILSLIGWTGLARVVRGRFLAMRNEDFVTAAQLDGASDMRIILRYMAPSFASHIIASTTLAIPAMIISETSLSFLGLGLQPPLVSWGTLLKEAQSVRSVLQAPWQLWPAAAVMIAVLALNFLGDGLRDAADPYSS
- a CDS encoding ATP-binding cassette domain-containing protein, with the translated sequence MTLPVDAPDILQLKNVKKYFPIHRGMLGRVRGYVRAVDDVSLTVKAGETLGLVGESGSGKTTLGRAIVRAHEPTSGSILYRTAAGSTVDLATLNRRSLKPYRRELRMIFQDPFSSLNPRMTVMDIVGEPLRIHGLASGRALEERVATTLERVGLPAEYMRRYPHAFSGGQRQRIGIARAIVLDSRIVVADEAVSALDVSVRAQILKLLMGLKREMNLTYLFISHDLSVVEYVADRVAVLYVGKVVELASTTEMYQRPMHPYTEALMSAVPNPDPTARSKRIVLSGEIPDPANPPNGCYFHPRCPYAQPRCQTETPALREVSPGRFSACHFAEELTLRGATHEEPAAVESSVL
- a CDS encoding 5-(carboxyamino)imidazole ribonucleotide synthase; this translates as MIVGILGGGQLGRMLALAGYPLGLRFRLLDPSPESPGGHLAELQVGPYDDPAALERFADGLTAATYEFENVPEIAARTLAARAPVYPPALALETAQDRLAEKRLFEQLGIPLPRYAVVGSLADLEAAVARLGRPSILKTRRLGYDGKGQVVIRDGDDLAAAWASLGGVACVLEERIPLRRELSVLSVRGRTGETAFYPLVENVHREGILRTSVAPALGTAGPLQALAESYAERVLSALEYVGVLGFELFVDDRDGRLLANEIAPRVHNSGHWTIEGAECSQFENHLRAVLGWPLGSTAARGHAAMVNLIGTAPPIESLLRIPGAHVHLYGKSPRPGRKIGHVNVVAATAAERDASLAQVVALADAAA
- a CDS encoding ABC transporter ATP-binding protein encodes the protein MTLLDVEDLRVEFPTRDGVVRAVDGVDFSIERQSTVGLVGESGSGKSVTAFAILQVVTRPGKIKGGRVMLHQTDGKTVDLAKLNPRGREIRAIRGKDISMIFQEPMTSFSMLHTIGFQIMEGIFLHQKVSKARAREITIDMLRRVGIPKPEERIDAYPFELSGGMRQRAMIAMALVTQPQLLIADEPTTALDVTMQAQIMELIRDLQREMGMSVLLITHDLGVIAENCDEVIVMYLGEVMERSGVKQLFAEPLHPYTRALLRSIPRLGHAKEWELEPIEGMVPSPYNRPTGCPFHPRCGAFMAGVCDTTRPVLTTFDDGRAVRCHLYPQTDAVVPAEKK
- a CDS encoding ABC transporter permease; this translates as MLRYIAFRILMMIPTIFVISIVSFIIIQLPPGDFLTSYVASITARGETIDESTVEALRNAYGLGQPLHIQYIKWITGVMRGDFGQSFTYRVAVSALIWDRVWLTVAISFITLMFTWALAFPIGVYSAVRPYSLLDYVFTFLGFIGLAAPSFLLALVLLVVAFDRFGMSVGGLFSPAFENAPWSVARLIDLFKHIWIPVIVIGLGGTASLIRVMRANLLDELHKPYVTTARVKGQAEVTLLVRYPVRAALNPFVSTLGWTLPQLVSGSTIVAVVLSLPMVGPMMLAALLSQDMYLAGSFILILSVLTVIGTLISDILLAWLDPRIRMSKAG